One region of Microbacterium sufflavum genomic DNA includes:
- the purD gene encoding phosphoribosylamine--glycine ligase: MKILVLGSGAREHAIILALRAEEVEHEIVVAPGNAGIAHDATPVSVDPLDAAAVTAFANEHAVDLVVIGPEAPLVAGVADELRERGIPVFGPGRAAAQLEGSKSFAKRVMDAAGVPTGRAVRAATTAEVEAAFDDLGAPYVVKADGLAAGKGVIVTDDRAEALAHAAQYLPAGPVLVEEFLSGPEVSLFFLSDGDTVRALSPAQDFKRAYDGDAGPNTGGMGAYSPLPWLAEQFGSEQAFVEEVTRDVALPVVRQLDAEGTPFIGLLYAGLILTPNGVRVIEFNARFGDPETQVVLPRLQTPLSQLLFAAASGTLEDQPEPEFRDDAAITVVLASEGYPESPQTGRPIEGLDAAAEVEGVRLVHAATASPDAPGGSLIATGGRVLNVVAVAPDFRTARDRAYDAIARIRLEGAHFRSDIAARVAE, encoded by the coding sequence CGTGTCGGTCGACCCGCTCGACGCGGCCGCGGTCACGGCGTTCGCGAACGAGCACGCGGTCGACCTCGTCGTGATCGGGCCGGAGGCTCCACTGGTCGCCGGTGTCGCCGACGAGCTCCGCGAGCGCGGCATCCCCGTGTTCGGACCGGGCAGGGCCGCGGCGCAGCTGGAGGGGTCGAAGTCGTTCGCCAAGCGGGTCATGGACGCCGCGGGCGTGCCGACCGGGCGGGCCGTGCGTGCGGCGACGACCGCTGAGGTCGAGGCCGCGTTCGACGACCTGGGCGCCCCGTACGTGGTCAAGGCCGACGGGCTCGCCGCGGGCAAGGGCGTGATCGTGACGGACGACCGCGCCGAGGCGCTCGCGCACGCCGCGCAGTATCTTCCCGCCGGGCCCGTGCTCGTGGAGGAGTTCCTGTCCGGTCCCGAGGTGTCGCTGTTCTTCCTGAGCGACGGCGACACCGTGCGGGCGCTCAGCCCCGCGCAGGACTTCAAGCGGGCGTACGACGGCGACGCCGGTCCCAACACGGGCGGCATGGGCGCGTACTCCCCGCTGCCGTGGCTCGCGGAGCAGTTCGGCAGCGAGCAGGCCTTCGTCGAGGAGGTCACGCGCGACGTGGCGCTCCCCGTGGTCCGGCAGCTCGACGCGGAGGGCACGCCGTTCATCGGGCTGCTGTACGCCGGGCTCATCCTCACCCCGAACGGCGTGCGGGTGATCGAGTTCAACGCGCGCTTCGGCGACCCCGAGACGCAGGTCGTGCTGCCGCGGCTGCAGACCCCGCTGTCGCAGTTGCTGTTCGCCGCGGCCTCGGGCACGCTCGAGGATCAGCCGGAGCCGGAGTTCCGTGACGACGCCGCCATCACCGTGGTGCTCGCGAGCGAGGGCTACCCGGAGTCGCCGCAGACCGGCCGTCCGATCGAGGGCCTGGACGCGGCGGCCGAGGTCGAGGGTGTGCGCCTGGTGCACGCCGCGACCGCAAGCCCCGACGCGCCCGGAGGCTCCCTCATCGCCACGGGCGGCCGCGTGCTGAACGTGGTCGCCGTCGCCCCGGACTTCCGCACGGCGCGCGACCGCGCGTACGACGCGATCGCGCGCATCCGACTCGAGGGCGCGCACTTCCGCAGCGACATCGCCGCCCGCGTCGCCGAGTAG